In the genome of Amphiura filiformis chromosome 4, Afil_fr2py, whole genome shotgun sequence, one region contains:
- the LOC140151574 gene encoding ADP-ribosylation factor 1-like 2, with the protein MGGIFSSLFKNLIGKREMRILMVGLDAAGKTTILYKLKLGEIVTTIPTIGFNVETVEYKNISFTVWDVGGQDKIRPLWRHYFQNTQGLIFVVDSNDRERIGEARDELNRMLQEDELKDAVLLVLSNKQDLPNAMNAAEVTDKLGLHSLRHRKWYIQATCATSGDGLYEGLDWLSGVLKDTKK; encoded by the exons ATGGGAGGAATCTTCAGTAGTTTATTCAAGAATTTGATTGGTAAGCGAGAGATGAGGATATTGATGGTGGGTTTGGATGCTGCTGGTAAAACTACAATCCTCTATAAACTTAAACTGGGAGAAATTGTCACCACCATCCCAACCATTG GTTTCAATGTGGAGACAGTGGAATACAAAAACATCAGTTTCACAGTATGGGATGTAGGTGGTCAGGACAAAATCAGACCGCTGTGGAGACATTACTTCCAAAACACACAAG GTTTGATATTTGTGGTAGATAGTAACGACAGAGAGAGAATAGGGGAAGCCCGAGATGAACTCAACAGAATGCTGCAAGAAGATGAGCTCAAAGATGCTGTCCTTCTAGTACTCTCCAACAAACAG GATCTACCAAATGCCATGAATGCTGCTGAAGTGACTGACAAATTAGGACTGCACTCATTGAGACATCGTAAATGGTACATCCAGGCTACATGTGCTACCAGTGGAGACGGTCTATATGAAGGGCTTGACTGGCTCTCAGGGGTTCTCAAAGACACCAAGAAATAA
- the LOC140151575 gene encoding uncharacterized protein → MYYVPRGGTRGGADQFKWEDVKSDKDRECYLGHSLMAPVGRWQKGKDLQWFNKDRDGGQEIRDELQAAKDAEREALMTALGMKVPKAPPPKQAEPLQSPKRDRPKKIKKKSKEGDLLLKQGLSLERTAALLRAEGSSKSKKKKKKLKKEKRKKGKDKKRRKKKRSKSSSSDSSSDSESSSSESESSSDDDESSKRQKRPIKKSSSHQKRSLSHSEDERPGLKRQHGKPRNIDQDRGRKYSDKNRSHTDDRRQQRDNSSDRDRHSRSKGNHYDPRSKGKVSDSRSKSNSKNVSHSRERQSSDSSDEDERQSRKPRGHADHKQSKVKGHSNDKVKGRVINDRKSKYSTDSDFSDGGHRSNHSKLVKGKGQDRYESHSSGRRDHKRKQSSSESSDDERIKRTKTREVSKGESRSTERHKSWNPEQNERDRRYRRSPERHQKSWTPDEQDRKYRKSPEQKRHNRERTSSHSEGRKEHKNEDSVNNALLALIKDARKLR, encoded by the exons ATGTACTACGTACCAAGAGGTGGTACCAGAGGAGGTGCTGATCAGTTCAAATGGGAAGATGTGAAATCAGACAAAGACAGAGAATGCTATTTAG GGCATTCTCTGATGGCCCCAGTGGGGCGATGGCAGAAAGGTAAAGATCTGCAGTGGTTCAACAAGGACAGAGACGGTGGACAAGAAATCAGAGATGAATTGCAAGCTGCTAAAGATGCTGAAAGAGAAGCCTTAATGACAGCATT AGGCATGAAAGTCCCGAAGGCTCCACCACCCAAGCAG GCAGAGCCTCTCCAATCCCCAAAACGAGACAGACCCAAGAAAATTAAGAAGAAATCAAAAGAAGGAGATCTACTGTTGAAGCAAGGTTTATCTTTAGAGAGAACTGCCGCCCTGCTCAGAGCTGAAGGAAGCAG TAAatcaaagaagaaaaagaagaaattgaagaaagagaaaaggaaaaaagGCAAAGATAAGAAGAGACGCAAGAAAAAGCGAAGCAAGTCTTCATCATCTGATAGCAGCAGTGATTCAGAATCATCATCATCGGAATCAGAGTCATcaagtgatgatgatgagtctTCAAAGAGACAAAAAAG ACCAATCAAAAAGTCATCCTCTCATCAAAAAAGATCATTGTCTCACTCTGAAGATGAAAGACCTGGCCTCAAAAGACAACATGGGAAACCAAGGAACATTGATCAGGACAGAGGTAGGAAATATAGTGACAAGAATAGAAGCCACACGGATGATAGACGTCAGCAAAGAGACAATAGTAGCGATAGAGACAGACATTCAAGATCCAAAGGGAATCACTATGACCCAAGGTCAAAGGGTAAAGTTAGTGATTCAAGGTCAAAAAGTAACAGTAAGAATGTCAGCCATTCTCGAGAGAGACAGTCCTCGGATTCCAGCGATGAAGATGAAAGGCAGTCAAGAAAACCCAGAGGTCATGCAGATCACAAGCAATCAAAGGTGAAAGGTCATAGTAATGATAAGGTTAAAGGTCGTGTTATTAATGACAGGAAAAGCAAGTACTCGACAGATAGTGATTTTAGTGATGGTGGTCATAGGTCAAATCATAGTAAATTGGTAAAGGGCAAAGGTCAAGATCGATATGAAAGTCACTCCTCAGGTCGGCGTGATCATAAAAGAAAACAATCAAGTAGTGAGTCATCTGATgatgaaagaataaaaagaacTAAAACTAGAGAAGTGTCAAAAGGAGAGTCTCGCTCGACCGAAAGGCATAAAAGTTGGAATCCTGAACAAAATGAACGGGACAGAAGATACAGGAGATCACCAGAGAGACATCAAAAAAGTTGGACCCCTGATGAGCAAGACAGAAAATACAGGAAATCACCCGAACAGAAAAGACATAACAGAGAGAGAACCAGCAGTCATTCAGAAGGGAGAAAAGAACACAAAAATGAAGACAGTGTAAATAATGCTCTGCTGGCTCTAATAAAAGATGCTAGAAAGTTACGATAG